From a single Silene latifolia isolate original U9 population chromosome 6, ASM4854445v1, whole genome shotgun sequence genomic region:
- the LOC141586514 gene encoding alcohol dehydrogenase-like 7 isoform X3 — protein MTSVGKPIHCKAVVAREAGKPLVIEEVVVSPPKAHEVRIKIICTSLCHSDITLWKWKEPPGYFPRILGHESAGIVESIGEEVNEFEKGDFVVPVLLANCKECIDCKSTKSNQCETLPFKMSPFMPRDDTSRFTDMKGEALYHCLHISSFSQYTVVDVAHVVKINPAIPPDRACLLSCGLSTGVGAAWKTAKVEAGSTVAIFGLGVIGLAVAEGARLCGANRIIGIDLNPAKFESGKKFGVTDFVSPQNIGTKSVSEGWGKTVVVGVDNPKSDINLNCYDVLHHGKTLTGSLFGGLKAKSDVPTLVNWYLDKKLQLDEFVTHEMKIEDVNEAFELLLEGKCLRCVLWMDK, from the exons ATGACTTCGGTAGGAAAACCCATTCATTGCAAAG CCGTGGTAGCAAGGGAGGCAGGAAAACCTCTTGTGATTGAAGAAGTGGTGGTTTCTCCACCTAAGGCACATGAAGTTCGTATTAAGATCATTTGCACTTCTCTTTGTCATAGTGATATTACCTTATGGAAATGGAAG GAACCACCGGGATATTTTCCGAGAATCTTGGGTCATGAATCTGCAGG TATTGTGGAGAGCATAGGAGAGGAAGTTAATGAGTTTGAAAAAGGAGATTTCGTAGTGCCAGTGTTATTGGCCAACTGTAAGGAATGTATCGACTGCAAGTCTACGAAAAGCAATCAATGTGAAACGCTGCCGTTTAAGATGTCACCATTTATGCCAAGAGATGATACAAGTAGATTCACAGATATGAAAGGGGAAGCCTTGTACCATTGTTTACATATCTCGAGTTTCAGCCAGTATACAGTTGTCGATGTGGCTCATGTTGTCAAGATTAACCCTGCTATTCCACCTGATAGAGCTTGCCTTCTTAGTTGCGGACTTTCCACTG GAGTTGGTGCTGCTTGGAAAACAGCTAAAGTCGAAGCAGGATCAACAGTTGCTATTTTTGGCTTAGGAGTCATTGGATTAGCG GTCGCTGAGGGTGCAAGACTATGCGGAGCTAACAGAATCATTGGCATTGATTTAAATCCTGCCAAATTCGAATCAG GAAAGAAGTTTGGAGTCACCGACTTTGTGAGCCCTCAAAACATAGGGACTAAATCAGTCAGTGAG GGATGGGGGAAGACGGTGGTTGTTGGCGTTGATAACCCAAAGTCGGACATAAACTTAAACTGTTATGACGTGTTACACCATGGAAAGACTTTGACAGGGTCCTTATTTGGAGGCCTTAAGGCCAAATCTGATGTTCCAACTCTTGTCAACTGGTACTTGGACAAG AAATTACAGTTAGATGAATTTGTAACACATGAGATGAAGATTGAAGATGTCAATGAAGCATTTGAGCTGCTTCTTGAGGGGAAGTGTCTTCGATGCGTTTTATGGATGGATAAATGA
- the LOC141587737 gene encoding uncharacterized protein LOC141587737, whose translation MISVYQVDNDDWRQPIIDLLEHQKLPDDPRHKVEIRRRAPRFIYYKGTLYARSFLETMAKMSWRNRLQTMYEAHSGVCGAHQSGPKLHDHVKRMGYYWPTMVQDCMDFAKKCDACQFNANFIHQPP comes from the coding sequence ATGATTAGTGTCTACCAAGTCGATAATGATGATTGGCGACAACCTATCATCGATTTATTGGAACATCAAAAGCTTCCTGATGACCCTAGACATAAGGTAGAGATTCGTCGTCGTGCTCCAAGGTTCATATATTATAAGGGAACACTTTACGCACGATCGTTCCTCGAAACAATGGCTAAGATGTCTTGGCGAAACCGGCTTCAAACCATGTACGAAGCTCATTCGGGTGTTTGTGGCGCTCACCAATCCGGTCCAAAGCTTCATGATCATGTGAAAAGAATGGGGTACTATTGGCCAACCATGGTGCAAGATTGCATGGACTTTGCGAAGAAGTGTGATGCTTGTCAGTTTAATGCAAATTTCATACACCAACCTCCGTAA
- the LOC141586511 gene encoding uncharacterized protein LOC141586511 yields MAERVNEQVGATPVETTSRGMFDFMKKDEVEKPIKEETFASEFDHKVQGDEVEKPIKEETLASDFDHKVQVSDPVEAEYQDALEKKFGATPEEAEYKDAEEKTQGANPLDTTDHSLFDLIQNDTENKIPVTEETFGSDFDHKAPVSEPAEYKDEDEKKHGTVVEMLRSYSSSDEEGDEEEKKQRKKEKKGLKEKLVEKLPGHKDDEVVEHTHVPIEKPHVQEAVYSEPPQQEEEPEKKSFLDKIKDKLPGHSKTEDSHDEAVPLSVEPVVKGEEEDKKGFMDKIKDKIPGLSSSKASDEKNDHVDKY; encoded by the exons ATGGCGGAGAGGGTGAACGAGCAAGTTGGTGCTACACCAGTAGAGACGACTTCTCGCGGTATGTTCGATTTCATGAAAAAGGACGAGGTCGAGAAGCCAATCAAGGAGGAGACATTTGCTTCTGAGTTCGATCATAAGGTTCAAGGGGACGAGGTCGAGAAGCCAATCAAGGAGGAGACATTAGCTTCTGATTTCGATCATAAGGTTCAAGTTTCCGACCCGGTAGAGGCAGAGTACCAGGATGCACTAGAGAAGAAGTTTGGTGCGACACCAGAAGAGGCAGAGTACAAGGATGCAGAAGAAAAGACGCAAGGTGCGAACCCACTAGACACAACTGATCATAGCTTGTTCGACTTAATTCAGAACGACACCGAGAATAAAATCCCAGTCACGGAGGAGACATTCGGGTCTGACTTCGATCACAAGGCTCCAGTTTCGGAACCGGCAGAGTATAAGGATGAAGACGAGAAGAAGCACGGTACCGTTGTCGAGATGCTACGATCTTACAGCTCT TCTGATGAGGAAGGAGATGAGGAGGAGAAGAAGCAgaggaaaaaagaaaagaagggaTTAAAGGAGAAGCTGGTGGAGAAGCTACCAGGACACAAAGATGATGAGGTGGTGGAGCACACTCACGTGCCAATAGAGAAGCCTCACGTGCAAGAGGCAGTGTACTCTGAGCCACCTCAACAAGAGGAGGAACCTGAGAAGAAGAGCTTCCTTGACAAAATCAAGGATAAACTCCCTGGCCACAGCAAGACTGAGGACAGCCACGATGAGGCGGTGCCACTGTCGGTCGAGCCGGTTGTCAAGGGAGAGGAGGAGGACAAGAAGGGGTTCATGGACAAAATTAAGGATAAGATCCCTGGGTTAAGTAGCTCCAAGGCTAGTGATGAGAAGAATGATCATGTGGATAAGTATTAA